The following are from one region of the Paenalkalicoccus suaedae genome:
- a CDS encoding NAD kinase: MKFNVRSRGDHTSNVLTQRIKTYLEEFDLIYDEQEPDIVISIGGDGTLLEAFHQYKHRLALTSFVGIHTGHLGFYADWQPDEVEKLVIHIAKTPFKIVEYPLLEVVIRHTNDQETERYLALNECTVKSMEGSLVMDVEIKGESFETFRGDGLCMSTPSGSTAYNKALGGAILHPSLASIQLSEMASINNRVYRTIGSPIVLPEHHTCLLKPKSEGDFQVTIDHLTLVQKKVQSIQCRVAEEKVRFARFRSFPFWKRVRESFITE; encoded by the coding sequence AGGCGATCATACATCGAATGTGTTGACTCAGCGAATTAAGACATATCTTGAGGAGTTTGATCTAATTTACGATGAGCAAGAGCCTGATATCGTTATTTCAATAGGGGGAGATGGAACGCTCCTTGAGGCATTTCATCAATATAAGCATCGCTTAGCATTAACAAGCTTTGTCGGTATACATACAGGGCACTTAGGGTTTTATGCAGACTGGCAGCCAGATGAAGTGGAGAAGCTTGTTATCCATATTGCAAAAACGCCATTTAAAATTGTCGAGTATCCTCTCTTAGAGGTTGTGATTAGACATACAAACGATCAAGAGACAGAGCGCTATCTAGCGCTTAATGAGTGTACAGTTAAAAGTATGGAAGGTTCTCTCGTTATGGACGTTGAAATCAAAGGTGAATCCTTTGAAACCTTTAGAGGAGACGGACTATGTATGTCAACGCCTTCAGGCTCTACAGCTTATAATAAGGCGCTTGGAGGAGCCATTCTTCACCCATCTCTTGCATCTATTCAACTATCTGAAATGGCATCCATTAACAATAGAGTGTACCGTACAATTGGATCACCAATCGTTTTGCCAGAACACCATACATGTCTCTTAAAGCCTAAAAGTGAAGGAGATTTTCAGGTGACAATCGATCATCTGACCCTCGTTCAAAAGAAGGTCCAATCTATTCAATGCCGTGTAGCAGAAGAAAAAGTACGTTTTGCTAGATTCCGCTCTTTCCCGTTTTGGAAAAGAGTTCGAGAGTCCTTTATTACAGAATGA